The following coding sequences are from one Venturia canescens isolate UGA chromosome 5, ASM1945775v1, whole genome shotgun sequence window:
- the LOC122411117 gene encoding dopamine receptor 1-like isoform X3, protein MILPQSNLTEGEEDLPEGAFSLLSLLLVGFLLFVLIFLSVAGNVLVCVAIYTDRGLRRIGNLFLASLAIADLFVGCLVMTFAGVNDLLGYWVFGPRFCDTWVAFDVMCSTASILNLCAISLDRYIHIKDPLRYGRWVTRRVAVGSIATVWLLAALISFVPISLGLHRPDEPIVYTEGEQEYPTCALDLTPTYAIVSSCISFYVPCIVMVGIYCRLYCYAQKHVKSIRAVTKLPDPSSIGKSFRAKSTRCKLATSKPKPPTKTKPTSPYHVSDHKAAITVGVIMGVFLICWVPFFCVNIVAAFCKTCIPDRAFQVLTWLGYSNSAFNPIIYSIFNTEFREAFKRILTKGARARGNQPSTSECGEFRSVIVQKRNGSIIECNISPRSSGDSCNVGSVIGQRHRDTIVSAI, encoded by the exons AGTAATCTGACAGAGGGAGAAGAGGATCTTCCGGAGGGCGCCTTCTCGCTGCTTTCGCTGCTTCTCGTTG GGTTTCTGCTGTTCGTTCTGATATTCCTGTCGGTTGCGGGAAACGTGCTGGTATGCGTCGCAATTTATACGGACCGGGGTCTACGACGTATCGGCAATCTTTTCCTGGCCTCGCTTGCGATAGCCGATCTATTTGTCGGCTGTCTCGTCATGACTTTTGCCGGTGTCAACGATCTACTCGGTTATTGGGTATTCGGCCCTCGCTTTTGTGACACATGGGTAGCGTTCGACGTGATGTGCAGCACTGCCTCCATTCTCAATCTCTGCGCGATATCCCTCGATCGCTATATCCACATCAAGGATCCTCTCAg ATACGGTCGTTGGGTGACCCGTCGGGTGGCCGTTGGTAGCATCGCCACGGTCTGGCTCTTGGCTGCCCTCATCTCCTTCGTACCAATCAGCCTCGGCCTTCACAGACCTGACGAACCGATTGTTTATACCGAAGGGGAGCAG GAGTATCCAACTTGCGCCCTCGATCTGACACCGACTTACGCCATCGTATCTTCGTGCATATCGTTCTACGTGCCGTGCATCGTAATGGTCGGTATCTACTGCAGGCTGTACTGCTATGCCCAGAAGCACGTCAAGAGCATAAGGGCCGTAACTAAACTGCCCGATCCATCATCAATCGGCAAAAGTTTTCGAGCCAAAAGTACGCGATGTAAATTGGCAACGTCCAAGCCAAAACCACCGACAAAGACGAAACCAACGAGTCCCTATCACGTCTCGGATCACAAAGCCGCTATAACAGTTGGCGTCATTATGGGAGTTTTTCTCATATGCTGGGTCCCATTTTTTTGCGTCAATATCGTCGCTGCATTCTGCAAAACTTGCATACCCGATCGAGCTTTTCAG GTACTGACCTGGCTCGGTTACAGCAATTCGGCCTTCAATCCGATAATCTACAGTATCTTCAATACGGAATTTCGCGAGGCTTTCAAGCGAATATTGACGAAAGGGGCGAGGGCCCGAGGCAATCAGCCGTCAACGAGCGAGTGCGGTGAATTCCGTTCGGTCATTGTGCAAAAACGGAACGGTTCGATCATCGAGTGCAACATCAGTCCAAGATCGAGCGGAGACAGTTGTAACGTTGGCTCGGTCATCGGTCAGAGACATCGTGACACGATAGTCAGTGCGATATGA
- the LOC122411117 gene encoding dopamine receptor 1-like isoform X2: MLERCDNIINDKINNVPTDIRNDNTLILIRIKKSNLTEGEEDLPEGAFSLLSLLLVGFLLFVLIFLSVAGNVLVCVAIYTDRGLRRIGNLFLASLAIADLFVGCLVMTFAGVNDLLGYWVFGPRFCDTWVAFDVMCSTASILNLCAISLDRYIHIKDPLRYGRWVTRRVAVGSIATVWLLAALISFVPISLGLHRPDEPIVYTEGEQEYPTCALDLTPTYAIVSSCISFYVPCIVMVGIYCRLYCYAQKHVKSIRAVTKLPDPSSIGKSFRAKSTRCKLATSKPKPPTKTKPTSPYHVSDHKAAITVGVIMGVFLICWVPFFCVNIVAAFCKTCIPDRAFQVLTWLGYSNSAFNPIIYSIFNTEFREAFKRILTKGARARGNQPSTSECGEFRSVIVQKRNGSIIECNISPRSSGDSCNVGSVIGQRHRDTIVSAI; the protein is encoded by the exons AGTAATCTGACAGAGGGAGAAGAGGATCTTCCGGAGGGCGCCTTCTCGCTGCTTTCGCTGCTTCTCGTTG GGTTTCTGCTGTTCGTTCTGATATTCCTGTCGGTTGCGGGAAACGTGCTGGTATGCGTCGCAATTTATACGGACCGGGGTCTACGACGTATCGGCAATCTTTTCCTGGCCTCGCTTGCGATAGCCGATCTATTTGTCGGCTGTCTCGTCATGACTTTTGCCGGTGTCAACGATCTACTCGGTTATTGGGTATTCGGCCCTCGCTTTTGTGACACATGGGTAGCGTTCGACGTGATGTGCAGCACTGCCTCCATTCTCAATCTCTGCGCGATATCCCTCGATCGCTATATCCACATCAAGGATCCTCTCAg ATACGGTCGTTGGGTGACCCGTCGGGTGGCCGTTGGTAGCATCGCCACGGTCTGGCTCTTGGCTGCCCTCATCTCCTTCGTACCAATCAGCCTCGGCCTTCACAGACCTGACGAACCGATTGTTTATACCGAAGGGGAGCAG GAGTATCCAACTTGCGCCCTCGATCTGACACCGACTTACGCCATCGTATCTTCGTGCATATCGTTCTACGTGCCGTGCATCGTAATGGTCGGTATCTACTGCAGGCTGTACTGCTATGCCCAGAAGCACGTCAAGAGCATAAGGGCCGTAACTAAACTGCCCGATCCATCATCAATCGGCAAAAGTTTTCGAGCCAAAAGTACGCGATGTAAATTGGCAACGTCCAAGCCAAAACCACCGACAAAGACGAAACCAACGAGTCCCTATCACGTCTCGGATCACAAAGCCGCTATAACAGTTGGCGTCATTATGGGAGTTTTTCTCATATGCTGGGTCCCATTTTTTTGCGTCAATATCGTCGCTGCATTCTGCAAAACTTGCATACCCGATCGAGCTTTTCAG GTACTGACCTGGCTCGGTTACAGCAATTCGGCCTTCAATCCGATAATCTACAGTATCTTCAATACGGAATTTCGCGAGGCTTTCAAGCGAATATTGACGAAAGGGGCGAGGGCCCGAGGCAATCAGCCGTCAACGAGCGAGTGCGGTGAATTCCGTTCGGTCATTGTGCAAAAACGGAACGGTTCGATCATCGAGTGCAACATCAGTCCAAGATCGAGCGGAGACAGTTGTAACGTTGGCTCGGTCATCGGTCAGAGACATCGTGACACGATAGTCAGTGCGATATGA